The following proteins come from a genomic window of Taeniopygia guttata chromosome 25, bTaeGut7.mat, whole genome shotgun sequence:
- the MTX1 gene encoding metaxin-1 isoform X2, whose protein sequence is MVPPVPPTYARFTGAPLKVHRVTSPWRSPSGHLPALRTRDEGIISKPQQIITHLRKQKYNADYDLSATQSADTLAFVSLLEEKLLPVLIHTFWVDAKNYVEHTRKWYAETIPFPLNFFLPNAMHKRHLERLQLIWGDDYMEDEEKLEKELYREARECLTLLSQRLGSQKFFFGDSPASLDALVFSRLAPLLKAKLPNGKLQQHLKSLQNLCNYCTSILSLYFPWDGGDPLTGVPRAAGTDGSEAEEDPHKRRKQLLSVLVGLVAMLGYAFLSGIVSIQRGSVGPAGRQPITLEEEEEEEEE, encoded by the exons GTCACCTGCCCGCGCTGAGGACACGGGACGAGGGCATCATCTCCAAACCTCAGCAGATCATCACACACCTCAGGAAACAG AAGTACAACGCTGACTACGACCTGTCGGCCACGCAGAGTGCGGACACGCTGGCCTTCGTGTCCCTGctggaggagaagctgctgccagtgctg ATCCACACCTTCTGGGTGGACGCCAAGAACTACGTGGAGCACACGAGGAAGTGGTACGCGGAAACCATCCCCTTCCCCCTCAACTTCTTCCTGCCCAACGCCATGCACAAGCGGCACCTGGAGCGGCTGCAGCTCATCTGGGGGGATGACTACATGGAGGATGaggagaagctggagaaggag ctctacCGGGAAGCTCGGGAATGCCTGACACTCCTCTCCCAGCGCCTCGGCTCCCAGAAGTTTTTCTTTGGAGACTC GCCGGCCTCCCTCGACGCCTTAGTGTTCAGCCGCCTGGCGCCGCTCCTGAAGGCAAAGCTGCCCAAcgggaagctgcagcagcacctcaaGTCCCTGCAGAACCTGTGCAACTACTGCACCTCTATCCTCAGCCTTTACTTCCCCTGGGACGGAG GTGACCCCCTGACCGGTGTCCCTCGGGCTGCAGGCACAGATGGCAGCGAGGCAGAGGAGGACCCCCACAAACGGCGCAAGCagctgctgtcagtgctggtggggctggtggCCATGCTGGGCTACGCCTTCCTCAGCGGCATCGTCTCCATCCAGCGCGGCAGCGTGGGGCCGGCCGGCCGGCAGCCCATCaccctggaggaggaggaggaagaggaggaggagtga
- the LOC115498459 gene encoding lysosomal acid glucosylceramidase-like, translated as MGPGCAIVLGWLLLAQAALQATGGRPCDAKDFGHGSLVCACSATYCDTLDPLVLPAPGSYVKYESSKAGKRLERSEGKFQHNTKSPDFHLTLDTAQRYQKVKGFGGSITDAAAINIQSLSKDAQKHLLRSYFSEEGIEYNLVRVPMASTDFSVRLYTYADAEGDFELRHFNLTEEDTHMKIPILQAAQAVAKRPLSLYASPWTSPVWMKTNGAMTGRGTLKGSPGDKYHRAWAKYFIRFLDEYAKHNLTFWAVTAGNEPTAGEIIFYPFQCLGFSPEHQRDFIAQDLGPALANSSHHHVQLIILDDQRVMLPYWAEVVLKDPVAASYISGIGIHWYLDFLAPIDLTLSITHHLFPDYFLLSTEASAGSYFWEPRVVLGGWDRGSKYSHSILSNLNNYVTGWTDWNLALDMEGGPNWSKNYVDSPVIVDSSKDVFYKQPMFYHLGHFSKFIPEGSQRVGLAVSKKCHRCDLEHSAFLRPDGAVVLVVLNRSAMDVSFGISDPHVGFIEAVAPSDSIQTFLWQQPA; from the exons ATggggccaggctgtgccattgtcctgggctggctcctgctggcacaggcGGCCCTGCAGGCCACAG gCGGCCGTCCCTGCGATGCCAAGGATTTTGGGCACGGCTCCCTGGTGTGTGCCTGCAGTGCCACGTACTGTGACACGTTGgaccccctggtcctgccagCACCAGGTTCCTACGTCAAATATGAGAGCAGCAAGGCGGGCAAGCGGCTGGAGAGGAGCGAGGGGAAATTCCAGCACAACACCAAGAGCCCAG ATTTCCACCTCACCCTGGACACGGCGCAGAGGTACCAGAAGGTGAAGGGCTTTGGTGGCTCCATCACCGACGCGGCCGCCATCAACATCCAGTCGCTGTCCAAGGATGCCCAGAAGCATCTGCTGCGCTCCTACTTCTCCGAGGAAG GCATTGAGTACAACCTGGTGCGTGTGCCCATGGCCAGCACTGACTTCTCTGTCCGCCTGTACACCTACGCCGACGCCGAGGGCGACTTCGAGCTGAGGCACTTCAACCTGACAGAGGAGGACACGCACATGAAG ATCCCCATCCTCCAAGCAGCCCAGGCAGTGGCCAAGCGGCCGCTGTCGCTCTATGCCAGCCCTTGGACCTCCCCGGTGTGGATGAAGACGAATGGAGCAATGACAGGGAGGGGGACACTGAAGGGCAGCCCCGGGGACAAATACCACCGGGCCTGGGCCAAGTACTTTATCCG CTTCCTGGATGAATACGCCAAGCACAACCTGACCTTctgggcagtgacagcagggaACGAGCCCACGGCTGGGGAGATCATCTTCtaccccttccagtgcctgggCTTCTCCCCTGAGCACCAGCGGGATTTCATCGCCCAGGACCTGGGCCCGGCGCTGGCCAACAGCTCCCACCACCACGTCCAGCTCATCATCCTGGACGACCAGAGGGTGATGCTGCCCTACTGGGCCGAGGTG GTTCTCAAAGACCCTGTGGCTGCCAGTTACATCAGCGGCATCGGCATCCACTGGTACCTGGATTTTCTGGCACCCATCGACCTGACGCTGTCCATCACCCATCACCTCTTCCCAGACTATTTCCTCCTCTCCACTGAGGCCTCTGCAGGCTCCTACTTCTGGGAGCCTAGGGTGGTCCTGGGTGGCTGGGACCGTGGGAGCAAGTACAGCCACAGCATTCTGTCG AACCTCAACAACTACGTGACAGGCTGGACCGACTGGAACCTGGCCCTGGACATGGAGGGAGGCCCCAACTGGAGCAAGAACTACGTGGACAGCCCCGTCATTGTGGACAGCAGCAAGGATGTCTTCTACAAGCAGCCCATGTTCTACCACCTTGGGCATTTCAG CAAGTTCATCCCCGAGGGCTCCCAGCGTGTGGGACTGGCCGTGTCCAAGAAGTGCCACCGCTGTGACCTGGAGCACTCGGCTTTCCTGCGCCCCGATGGTGCTGTTGTCCTGGTGGTCCTGAACCG ctctgccatggaCGTGTCCTTTGGGATCTCTGACCCGCACGTCGGCTTCATCGAGGCCGTGGCTCCCAGCGACTCCATCCAGAcgttcctctggcagcagccagcctaG
- the LOC115498471 gene encoding lysosomal acid glucosylceramidase-like has translation MRAVGILSWLLLLLLLLLPVAQVTGARPCIPKDFGHGSVVCVCNATYCDTLDPLVLPAPGSYVKYESSKAGKRLERSEGKFQHSLHSPGLLLTLDISTLYQHVKGFGGSLSDAAAMNILKLSQPAQDNLLRSYFSESGIEYNLVRVPMACSDFSVRPYSYDDVPNDYELKHFRLVDEDVKMKIPLLRRALAMSKRPLLLFGSPWTAPAWMKSNGDVRGKGTLKGKAGDKYHKTWANYFIKFLDEYAKHNVTFWAVTAQNEPLAGLLTPPQGPTIAFTAAQQRDFIGQDLGPALAHSPHGTRLLMLDDQRIHLPHWAKVVLGNATAARYVAGLAVHWYLDAIVPPGCLEATHKLFPDHFLLYTEACTGFFMFRFAVSLGCWERGDHYSYSILTVMNHFVSGWTDWNLVLDLQGGPNWVKNFVDSPVIVDGDKDVFYKQPMFYHLGHFSKFIPEGSRRVGLRSSRRCLLCQLEHVAVLRPDGALVLVVLNRFGRDVPFGIQDPAVGFIETVAPAHSIQTYLWRQQ, from the exons ATGAGGGCTGTGGGCATCCTGAGCTggcttctgctcctcctcctgctgctgctgccggtgGCCCAGGTGACAG GTGCCCGACCCTGCATCCCCAAGGATTTTGGGCACGGCTCGGTGGTCTGTGTGTGCAATGCCACGTACTGTGACACGCTGgaccccctggtcctgccagCACCAGGCTCCTACGTCAAGTACGAGAGCAGCAAGGCCGGCAAGCGGCTGGAGCGGAGCGAGGGGAAATTCCAGCACAGTCTGCACAGCCCAG ggctgctgctgacCCTCGACATCTCCACGCTGTACCAGCACGTCAAAGGCTTCGGCGGGTCCCTCTCTGATGCTGCTGCCATGAACATCCTGAAGCtgtcccagccagcccaggacaACCTGCTGCGCTCCTACTTCTCCGAGAGCG ggaTCGAGTACAACCTCGTCCGGGTGCCCATGGCTTGCAGCGACTTCTCCGTGCGCCCCTACAGCTACGATGATGTCCCCAACGACTACGAGCTGAAGCACTTCAGGCTGGTGGACGAGGACGTGAAGATGAAG ATTCCCCTCCTGCGCCGAGCTCTGGCCATGAGCAAGCGGCCGCTGCTGCTGTTTGGCAGCCCCTGGACCGCCCCAGCCTGGATGAAGAGTAACGGGGACGTCCGTGGCAAGGGGACTCTGAAGGGGAAGGCAGGGGACAAGTACCACAAGACCTGGGCCAACTACTTCATCAA GTTCCTGGATGAATATGCCAAGCACAACGTGACCTTCTGGGCGGTGACAGCACAGAACGAGCCACTGGCAGGGCTCCTCACACCCCCCCAGGGCCCCACCATCGCCTTCACGGCCGCTCAGCAGCGGGATTTCATCGGCCAGGACCTGGGCCCCGCGCTGGCCCACAGCCCCCACGGCACACGGCTCCTCATGCTCGACGACCAACGCATCCACCTCCCCCACTGGGCCAAAGTG GTCCTGGGAAATGCCACCGCTGCCCGTTACGTGGCTGGCCTGGCCGTCCACTGGTACCTGGATGCCATCGTCCCACCTGGCTGCCTGGAGGCCACCCACAAGCTCTTCCCTGACCATTTCCTCCTCTACACGGAGGCCTGCACTGGCTTCTTCATGTTTCGCTTTGCCGTGTCCCTGGGCTGCTGGGAGCGGGGGGATCACTACAGCTACAGCATCCTGACG GTCATGAACCACTTTGTGTCTGGCTGGACCGACTGGAACCTGGTCCTGGATCTGCAGGGAGGCCCCAACTGGGTCAAGAACTTCGTGGACAGCCCTGTGATCGTGGACGGCGACAAGGACGTTTTCTACAAGCAGCCCATGTTCTACCACCTGGGCCACTTCAG CAAATTCATCCCCGAGGGCTCCCGGCGGGTTGGGCTGCGCAGCAGCCGCCGCTgcctcctctgccagctggagcACGTGGCCGTCCTTCGCCCCGACGGTGCCCTCGTCCTGGTGGTCCTCAACAG GTTTGGCCGGGATGTGCCATTTGGGATCCAGGACCCTGCCGTGGGCTTCATTGAGACTGTGGCTCCAGCTCACTCCATCCAGACCTACCTGTGGCGCCAGCAGTGA
- the LOC100227578 gene encoding lysosomal acid glucosylceramidase, translating to MRAAGVPCWRLLLALLAVHRAAGARPCSPKYFGYDAMVCVCNATFCDTLDPLVLPAPGYFVKYESSKAGKRLERSEGKFQRRLCPSDVVLTLDTTQRFQRVKGFGGSITDAAAINILSLPEGAQDHLLRSYFSEEGLEYNLIRLPMASCDFSLHAYTYDDVPYDYELAHFSLRDEDTKLKIPLLHRASAMSKRLLSLYASPWTSPTWLKTSESYVGKGTLKGQAGDKYHKTWANYFVRFLDEYAKHNVTFWAVTAENEPTAGLINNYPFQCLGFTAEQQRDFIARDLGPALANSSHRHVQLIILDDNRLHLPHWARVVLEDEGAARYVHGIGIHWYLDFIGPIQDTVLPTHELFPDYFILATEACIGAHFWERDVILGCWERGNQYSHSILTNLNHYVSGWTDWNLALDLEGGPNWVKNYVDSPIIVDSSEGIFYKQPMFYHMGHFSKFIPEGSQRVGLVASRESKKTALEYTAFLRPDGAVVVVVLNRSPQDITFGLADTVGLVAAVAPANSIQTYLWQRQ from the exons aTGCGGGCTGCCGGTGTCCCGTGCTGGCGGctgctgctggcgctgctggcCGTGCACCGGGCTGCAG GCGCCCGGCCCTGCAGCCCCAAGTACTTCGGCTATGATGCCATGGTCTGCGTCTGCAATGCCACCTTTTGTGACACGCTGgaccccctggtcctgccagCACCAGGCTACTTCGTCAAGTATGAGAGCAGCAAGGCCGGCAAGCGGCTGGAGCGGAGCGAGGGGAAATTCCAGCGCAGGCTCTGCCCCTCAG atGTTGTCCTCACGCTGGACACGACGCAGCGGTTCCAGAGGGTGAAGGGTTTTGGTGGCTCCATCACCGACGCGGCCGCCATCAACATCTTATCCCTGCCAGAAGGAGCACAGGATCACCTGCTGCGCTCCTACTTCTCTGAGGAGG ggctggagtACAACCTCATCCGGCTCCCCATGGCCAGCTGCGACTTCTCCCTCCATGCCTACACCTACGACGACGTCCCCTACGACTACGAGCTCGCCCACTTCAGCCTGCGAGACGAGGACACCAAGCTGAAG atcCCCCTCCTTCACCGAGCCTCGGCCATGAGCAAGCGGCTGCTGTCACTGTATGCCAGCCCCTGGACGTCCCCCACGTGGCTGAAGACCAGCGAGTCCTACGTGGGGAAGGGGACACTGAAGGGGCAGGCAGGGGACAAGTACCACAAGACCTGGGCCAACTATTTTGTacg ATTCCTGGATGAATACGCCAAGCACAATGTGACATTCTGGGCAGTGACAGCAGAGAACGAGCCCACGGCTGGGCTGATCAACAACTACCCCTTCCAGTGTTTGGGTTTCACAGCCGAGCAGCAGCGGGACTTCATCGCTCGGGACCTGGGCCCGGCGCTGGCCAACAGCTCCCACCGCCACGTCCAGCTCATCATCCTGGACGACAACCGGCTCCACCTCCCGCACTGGGCCAGAGTG gtgctggaggacgAGGGGGCAGCTCGCTACGTCCACGGCATCGGCATCCACTGGTACCTGGACTTCATCGGCCCCATCCAGGACACGGTGTTGCCCACTCATGAGCTCTTCCCTGACTACTTTATCCTGGCCACGGAGGCGTGCATTGGGGCCCATTTCTGGGAGCGGGATGTGATTCTGGGCTGCTGGGAGCGGGGGAACCAGTACAGCCACAGCATCCTGACG AATCTGAACCACTATGTGTCCGGCTGGACCGACTGGAATCTGGCTCTGGATCTGGAGGGGGGCCCTAACTGGGTCAAGAACTACGTGGACAGCCCCATCATCGTGGACAGCAGTGAAGGCATCTTCTACAAACAGCCCATGTTCTATCACATGGGGCACTTCAG TAAATTCATCCCTGAGGGATCCCAGCGCGTGGGGCTCGTCGCCTCCAGAGAGTCCAAGAAGACAGCGCTGGAGTACACGGCTTTCCTGCGCCCTGACGGGGCCGTGGTTGTGGTGGTTCTGAACCG gtCCCCACAGGACATCACCTTTGGGCTGGCGGACACCGTCGGCCTGGTGGCAGCCGTGGCTCCGGCAAACTCCATCCAGACCTACCTGTGGCAGCGGCAGTGA